Genomic DNA from uncultured Acetobacterium sp.:
TCGGGGCAAAAATTCAGTGATATCTATGGGAACTTTGAAAGCATTACCGATCTTGTTTGTGAAGCAACCGATATTAACGAATTGGCAGAAAAGTCGGATGTGGTATTTTTGGCTTTACCCCATGGGATTGCCTCAAAAACGATTACCGAGGAAGTGTTAAAGAAAACAAAAGTAATTGACCTGGGAGCTGATTTCCGGCTTAAGGATATCAATATATATGAAGACTGGTACAAAACCGAACATTTTAACCAACCATTATTAAAAGATGCGGTTTATGGATTGTGTGAACTGCATCGGGATGAGATAAAAAAAGCGCAGCTGATTTCAAATCCCGGCTGTTATACCACCTGTAGTATTTTGAGTTTGGCACCGTTAATTAAAAATAATCTTATTGATACAAAAAGCATCATCGTTGATGCGAAATCTGGCGTCACTGGAGCTGGCCGCGGCACTGTGACAGAGCTGATGTATAGCGAATGCAACGAAACCATTAAAGCCTATAAAATTGGGTCGCATCGGCACACTCCGGAAATTGAACAGGAGTTGCGGTTACTAAATGGCGAAGCGTTTAATATCCTTTTCACCCCTCATCTGGTTCCGATGAACCGGGGGATTCTGGCGCTTTCCTATGCAAACTTAACCGTGGATCTGAGTTTGGATGAGGTCAAAGCGATTTACCGGGACTTCTATCAAGGTGAGTATTTTGTCAGAATTCTGGAAAATCGGATGCCGGAAACCCGCTGGGTCAAAGGCACAAATTATTGTGATATCGGGCTCACCATTGATCCTCGTACCAACCACATCATTGTGGTTGGTGCCATTGACAACCTGATTAAAGGTGCAGCCGGACAGGCCGTTCAAAATATGAATATCTGTTTTGATTTAGCAGAAAAAACTGGAATCGACTTTATCGCCGATTTCCCCATTTAAATAAAGTGATGGATAGTGTCCATTTAAATAAGGAGTAAAGACATGAAAGTAATAAAGACAGGCGGAGTCACAACACCCACGGGCTTTAAAACGGGGGGACTGAACTGTGGCATCAAAAATAGCGGAAAAAATGACCTGATCATGATTGTTTCGGAAGTACTAGGAGCAACAAGTATTATGACAACCACCAATATGGTCAAAGCTGCCCCGATTCTCTGGTGTAATAAGGTGATCGCTAACCCCTACAAGCAGGCAGTTATCGTTAACAGTGGCAATGCCAATGCTTGTACCGGGCAAAAAGGAATTGAAGCTGTGGCAGCAACGGCCAATAAGGTGGCTGCCGTTCTGGATTTAAAACCGGAAGATGTGCTGGTGGCGTCCACTGGCATTATTGGATTGACGTTGCCGGTTGAGAAAATCCTCACTGGGATTGAAACGCTGGCACCAAAACTTGGAAGTACTGAAGCGGATGGAGACCTGGCCGCTAATGCCATTTTGACCACCGATACGGTTCAAAAAACAGTGGCAGTGGAAGTCGAAATTCAGGGTAAGTCGGTCAAAATCGGCGGTATGGCCAAAGGCTCCGGGATGATCCATCCCAATATGGCGACGATGCTGTCCTTTGTCACCACCGATGTGAAGATTGAACCGGAACTGTTACACAAGCTCCTGAAAGAAACCACTATTGATACCTATAACATGATTTCAGTGGATGGCGATACCAGCACCAATGATATGGTTACGGTGATTGCCAACGGGTTGGCTGGTAATCAGCCGCTGGAAGAAAATTCCGCTGATTACGAAATTTTTAAAGAAGCATTTATCTATGTCCATAAAACTCTGGCGAAAAAAATTATTCGTGACGGCGAAGGCGCCACCAAATTTGTGGAAGTCGAAGTCCACGGAACCAAAACCAAAGAAGATGCCCGAACCCTGGCAAAATCCGTGATCACTTCCAGTCTGGTAAAAACGGCTCTCTTCGGCGAAGATGCTAACTGGGGCCGCGTGCTATGTGCATTGGGTTATTCCGGAGCAACCTTTGATCCATTAAAAGTATCGCTGGTTTTCTCAAGTCAGGCCGGGATGATTACCCTTTTAAATGATGGGGTACCGATTTCGTTTGATGAAGATGAAGCTAAAAAAGTCCTTTCGGAAACCGATCTTTATATTTCAGTTGAAATGAAAGAAGGGGACGAAAAAGCAGTAGCTTGGGGTTGTGATCTGTCCTACGATTATGTTAAGATCAATGGCGATTACCGAAGTTAATATTAAAAAGAAAAGAGTAACAAATGGAAAAATATATTGAAAAGGCAAAGATTCTGATTGAAGCTTTGCCCTATATCCAACAGTTTAAAAAGAAAACCATGGTTATTAAATACGGCGGCAGTTTTATGTATGATGAGGAGCGAAAGCAGTCGGTAATGGATGACATATCCCTGATGCGGCTGGTGGGTATCCGTCTGATCATTGTACATGGCGGCGGTAAAGATATCTCTGGAATGCTGAATGATCTGGAGATCCAAACTGAATTTGTGGAGGGGTTGCGGATCACCAATGAAAAGGTGGTGGAAGTTGCCGAGATGGTATTGTCCGGAAAAATCAACAAAGAACTGGTCCAATTGCTTCAGAATCGTGAAATAAGCGCCGTTGGACTTTCCGGTAAAGACGGTGGTATGATCAAGGTAAAAAAGAAATTTGTCAATAATCTGGACATCGGTTTTGTGGGCGATATTATCCATGTCGATAACCGACTACTCACGACATTACTCAAAGATGATTATCTGCCAGTAATTGCACCGATTGGAACGGATAAGACCGGACAAAGCTATAACATCAACGCTGATCACGTGGCTTATGCCATTGCCAAAGCGGTTAAAGCGGAAAAACTGATTTATTTAACCGATACCGATGGCGTTTATATGGATCCGGATAATCCTGATTCAATTATTCGCCGGCTCTTTGCTGAAAATGTCCCCAAGCTCATTGAAGAAGGAGTTATTTCCGGCGGCATGATCCCCAAGGTGGAAAACAGCGTTGATGCCTTGAACCAGGGAGTTAATTCGGTGCATATATTAGACGGTAAGGTGGAGCATTCGATGCTGCTGGAACTCTTTACAGCCGCTGGTGTGGGAACAATGATTCGTCGTTCGATTATATAGGAGGTTAAAATGGATTTAATAACACGTGGAAGTAACGTAATTATGGAAACCTATAAACGGTTTCCGATCGTTTTTGATAAGGGCCAGGGCTGCGTCCTCACCGATAGTCACGGCAAAGAATATTTGGATTTTGTGGCCGGAATTGCCGTAGATGCACTCGGTCATGCTCACCCAGGATTGCTAAAGGCAATGCAGATCCAAATGGAAAAACTGGTTCATATCTCCAATTTATATTGGTCTGAACCGGGAATCGAACTGGCTGAAATGCTGACCAAAGAAAGTAGCCTGGACAAGGTTTTCTTTTGTAACAGCGGGGCCGAAGCCTGTGAAGCGGCATTAAAACTTTGCCGTGTTTACGGAAAACTCAAGAAAAATACCGAAGCGGTAGAGATCATTGCCATGAACCAGTCTTTCCATGGCCGGACCTATGCGGCGATTACCGCCACCGGCCAGCCAAAATATCAGGAAAATCTGGAGCCATTGATGCCGGAAATCTATCATGTGCCTTACAATGATATTGAAGCCCTCAAGGCGCAGATCAGCCCTAAAACCTGTGGCATTATCTTAGAACCGATTCAAGGCGAAGGCGGGATTTATCCAGCTGATCCGGAATATCTAAAAGCAGTCCGTAAAATCTGTGATGAACAAAACATCGTGCTGATCTTTGATGAAGTTCAAACGGGGATTGGACGATCGGGAAAACTCTTCGCCTATCAGCAATATGGAGTTATACCAGATGTGGTGACTATGGCCAAAGGTTTAGGTGGCGGCGTTCCGATCGGCGGCATTATTGCCAAAGACCATATAGCCGAAGTCTTTAAACCAGGAACCCACGCATCTACCTTTGGAGGCAATCCCTTTGTTTGTGCGACGGCCAAATATGTCATTGAAACCCTGACGTCGCCAGGCTTTTTTGAATCAGTGGTCGAAAAGGGCGACTATCTTAAAGCTAAACTGGAAGCATTAAAAAAAGACCATCCTTCAGTTAAAGAGGTCCGAGGCATGGGACTGATTGTGGGTGTTCAGGTTGACGCTGATCTTGGCGCCATCGTTGCCAAGGCCATGGAAAAGGGCTTACTGCTGATCACTGCCGGCAGCAACGCCATTCGTTTTGTGCCACCGCTGGTTGTTACCAAAGCAGAAATTGATCAGGCCGTACAGATTTTTTCTGAATGTTTATAAAAGAAACTCAATCAATAAGTTAATGGGGCGAATCTAATGATTCGCCCTTTTTTAATGCTTTTTCAAAAAAATCGAAGCTTTAGTGCCTTGATTTAATTCGCTGGTGATTACCAGTTTGCCACGATGAATGCTGATGATGCTGTCAATAATGGATAAACCCAAACCGGAGCCACCGGTTGCCCGGGAACGATCGCTGCTAACACGGTAGAATCGTTCTTTTATTTTCCCCAATTCGGTTCCAGGTATGCCACAGCCGGTATCGATGACCGAGATTTCATTCATTTTTTTATTGTGTACCTTGCAGTTGATTGTGATGGTGCCACCAATGGGGGTGTATTTGCGGCTATTGTCGAGAAGACCACGAATCGCCTGGATCAGTAATCCTTCATTACCGCGAACAAAGGCATCCTCGCAGGATTCCAGAATGTACTGATGGTTTGGATCAATCATCAGACTTTGGTGATAAATCTTTTCCAGCAAGACGGAGACATCGAGAATTTCGAAATCTTCATCAAAATAATTGTTTTCAATTCGGGTAATTAATAGCAAGTCTTCAACCATTCGGTTCATGCCCTGGATTTCATCCCGAATGGCCTCAATGGATTCATCGCAAAGCTGTGGATCGCTCTTTCCCCAATCCGCCAGGATATCAATGTAGCCCTGGATAACGGTGAGGGGAATCCGCAATTCAT
This window encodes:
- the argC gene encoding N-acetyl-gamma-glutamyl-phosphate reductase, whose amino-acid sequence is MIKASVIGGTGYAGQELIRILMRHPEVEVVTIGTRSYSGQKFSDIYGNFESITDLVCEATDINELAEKSDVVFLALPHGIASKTITEEVLKKTKVIDLGADFRLKDINIYEDWYKTEHFNQPLLKDAVYGLCELHRDEIKKAQLISNPGCYTTCSILSLAPLIKNNLIDTKSIIVDAKSGVTGAGRGTVTELMYSECNETIKAYKIGSHRHTPEIEQELRLLNGEAFNILFTPHLVPMNRGILALSYANLTVDLSLDEVKAIYRDFYQGEYFVRILENRMPETRWVKGTNYCDIGLTIDPRTNHIIVVGAIDNLIKGAAGQAVQNMNICFDLAEKTGIDFIADFPI
- the argB gene encoding acetylglutamate kinase produces the protein MEKYIEKAKILIEALPYIQQFKKKTMVIKYGGSFMYDEERKQSVMDDISLMRLVGIRLIIVHGGGKDISGMLNDLEIQTEFVEGLRITNEKVVEVAEMVLSGKINKELVQLLQNREISAVGLSGKDGGMIKVKKKFVNNLDIGFVGDIIHVDNRLLTTLLKDDYLPVIAPIGTDKTGQSYNINADHVAYAIAKAVKAEKLIYLTDTDGVYMDPDNPDSIIRRLFAENVPKLIEEGVISGGMIPKVENSVDALNQGVNSVHILDGKVEHSMLLELFTAAGVGTMIRRSII
- the argJ gene encoding bifunctional glutamate N-acetyltransferase/amino-acid acetyltransferase ArgJ, coding for MKVIKTGGVTTPTGFKTGGLNCGIKNSGKNDLIMIVSEVLGATSIMTTTNMVKAAPILWCNKVIANPYKQAVIVNSGNANACTGQKGIEAVAATANKVAAVLDLKPEDVLVASTGIIGLTLPVEKILTGIETLAPKLGSTEADGDLAANAILTTDTVQKTVAVEVEIQGKSVKIGGMAKGSGMIHPNMATMLSFVTTDVKIEPELLHKLLKETTIDTYNMISVDGDTSTNDMVTVIANGLAGNQPLEENSADYEIFKEAFIYVHKTLAKKIIRDGEGATKFVEVEVHGTKTKEDARTLAKSVITSSLVKTALFGEDANWGRVLCALGYSGATFDPLKVSLVFSSQAGMITLLNDGVPISFDEDEAKKVLSETDLYISVEMKEGDEKAVAWGCDLSYDYVKINGDYRS
- a CDS encoding acetylornithine transaminase, coding for MDLITRGSNVIMETYKRFPIVFDKGQGCVLTDSHGKEYLDFVAGIAVDALGHAHPGLLKAMQIQMEKLVHISNLYWSEPGIELAEMLTKESSLDKVFFCNSGAEACEAALKLCRVYGKLKKNTEAVEIIAMNQSFHGRTYAAITATGQPKYQENLEPLMPEIYHVPYNDIEALKAQISPKTCGIILEPIQGEGGIYPADPEYLKAVRKICDEQNIVLIFDEVQTGIGRSGKLFAYQQYGVIPDVVTMAKGLGGGVPIGGIIAKDHIAEVFKPGTHASTFGGNPFVCATAKYVIETLTSPGFFESVVEKGDYLKAKLEALKKDHPSVKEVRGMGLIVGVQVDADLGAIVAKAMEKGLLLITAGSNAIRFVPPLVVTKAEIDQAVQIFSECL